The Nerophis lumbriciformis linkage group LG05, RoL_Nlum_v2.1, whole genome shotgun sequence genome contains a region encoding:
- the dyrk2 gene encoding dual specificity tyrosine-phosphorylation-regulated kinase 2 isoform X1, with amino-acid sequence MCVSRGERAAAAMLTKKPGASVLLTGKAGEPVFSPGHSGSLTTSPVTLPPLRNNNLNPLTGGTKAAMSDAVPQSQVHITQLFDENTNKRPVLTSQPNGLAPLSSSRPGLPLPDRQAMASEPSHHGRQGVSSHKSTDSKPKAAPLTPEQAMKQFMPKMSTFEHHEVFNYPEVYFIGPNAKKKSGVMGGANNAGYDDEQGSYIHVPHDHIAYRYEVLKVIGKGSFGQVVKAFDHKSQTHVALKMVRNEKRFHRQAAEEIRILEHLRKQDKDSTMNVIHMLENFTFRNHICMTFELLSMNLYELIKKNKFQGFSLPLVRKFAHSILQCLDSLHKNRIIHCDLKPENILLKQQGRSGIKVIDFGSSCYEHQRVYTYIQSRFYRAPEVILGSRYGMPIDMWSLGCILAELLTGCPLLPGEDEGDQLACIMELLGMPSQKILDGSKRAKNFVSSKGYPRYCTVTTLPDGTAALNSGRSRRGKLRGPPCSKDWSAALKGCDDTLFLDFLKQCLEWDPALRMTPSQALRHPWLRRRLPKPPTGTTGEKTSSSKRATADSAISSMSKFTASSSSTTTSSSAKARTNLAPITDANGNIQARTVLPKLVS; translated from the exons GGAGGCACTAAAGCCGCCATGTCGGATGCTGTCCCACAGTCGCAGGTCCACATTACGCAGCTGTTTGACGAGAACACCAACAAGCGTCCGGTTCTGACCTCCCAACCTAACGGCCTGGCTCCCCTAAGCTCCTCACGGCCGGGCCTGCCCCTGCCGGACCGCCAGGCGATGGCCTCTGAGCCTTCGCACCATGGCCGCCAAGGCGTGTCCTCTCACAAGTCTACTGACAGTAAGCCAAAGGCCGCCCCTCTGACGCCAGAGCAGGCCATGAAGCAGTTTATGCCCAAGATGTCAACATTTGAACACCACGAGGTTTTCAACTATCCTGAGG TGTATTTTATCGGTCCAAACGCCAAGAAAAAGTCCGGCGTGATGGGAGGTGCCAACAACGCAGGCTACGATGATGAGCAGGGCTCTTACATCCACGTGCCACATGACCACATCGCTTACCGCTATGAAGTCCTCAAAGTGATTGGCAAGGGCAGCTTTGGGCAG GTGGTGAAAGCGTTTGACCACAAGTCGCAGACACACGTGGCTCTGAAGATGGTCCGCAACGAGAAACGCTTCCACCGGCAGGCGGCGGAGGAGATCCGCATCCTGGAGCACCTGAGGAAGCAGGACAAAGACTCCACCATGAACGTCATCCACATGCTGGAGAACTTCACCTTCCGCAACCACATCTGCATGACGTTTGAGTTGCTCAGCATGAACCTATACGAGTTGATCAAGAAGAACAAGTTCCAGGGCTTCAGTCTTCCTCTGGTCAGGAAGTTTGCGCACTCCATCCTGCAGTGTCTGGACTCGCTGCACAAAAACCGTATCATCCATTGCGACCTCAAGCCGGAGAACATCTTACTCAAGCAGCAGGGTCGCAGCGGCATCAAG gtCATAGATTTTGGTTCCAGCTGTTACGAGCATCAGAGAGTTTACACCTACATTCAGTCCAGGTTCTACCGGGCACCAGAGGTCATTCTAG GGTCGAGGTACGGGATGCCCATCGATATGTGGTCTCTGGGCTGCATCCTGGCCGAGCTGCTGACTGGATGTCCGCTGTTGCCGGGCGAAGATGAAGGAGATCAGCTGGCCTGCATCATGGAGCTCCTAGGAATGCCCAGCCAGAAGATCCTTGATGGCTCCAAACGTGCCAAGAACTTTGTGTCGTCCAAAGGTTACCCACGCTACTGCACCGTGACCACGCTGCCCGACGGCACGGCTGCGCTCAACAGCGGGCGCTCACGTCGCGGGAAGTTACGAGGTCCGCCGTGCAGCAAAGATTGGAGCGCGGCGCTGAAGGGCTGCGACGACACGCTTTTTCTGGACTTCCTCAAACAATGTCTGGAGTGGGACCCCGCACTTAGGATGACCCCGAGCCAGGCATTGCGCCACCCCTGGCTGAGGAGGCGCCTCCCCAAACCACCCACAGGGACCACAGGGGAAAAGACCTCTTCGTCCAAACGGGCCACCGCTGACTCTGCCATCTCCTCTATGTCCAAATTCACTGCCAGCTCATCCTCCACCACCACGTCGTCGTCCGCCAAAGCCAGGACTAACCTGGCGCCTATCACGGACGCCAACGGGAACATCCAAGCTCGGACGGTTTTGCCCAAACTGGTCAGCTGA